One genomic segment of Fusobacterium nucleatum includes these proteins:
- the rpmB gene encoding 50S ribosomal protein L28, protein MQRCEITGTGLISGNQISHSHRLTRRVWKPNLQVTTLVVNGSPIKVKVCARTLKTLKGASEVEVMRILKANIATLSERLLKHLNK, encoded by the coding sequence ATGCAAAGATGTGAAATTACAGGAACTGGTTTAATTAGTGGAAACCAAATATCTCACTCTCATAGATTAACTAGAAGAGTATGGAAACCAAACCTACAAGTTACAACTTTAGTTGTTAATGGTAGCCCAATAAAAGTAAAAGTTTGTGCTAGAACTTTAAAAACTTTAAAAGGAGCTTCTGAAGTAGAAGTAATGAGAATCTTAAAAGCAAATATTGCTACTTTAAGTGAAAGATTATTAAAACACTTAAACAAATAA
- a CDS encoding DeoR/GlpR family DNA-binding transcription regulator: protein MLFEDRISLILKLIEQNGSIENSKIIKDLKISEATLRRDLDYLEKEGKIKRVRGGAILKKVARKEIAIKEKNFNKDSKKKIAKLAAQFISDGDYIYLDAGTTTYEIIDYMKGKDVKVVTNGIIHLEKLIANDIETYLIGGRIKKSTLAIVGVKALRDLSEFRFDKAFIGINGINENGYSTHDIEEALIKKQAIDNSNKAFILADSSKFDIVYFANVAKLEEATIITDKKEVNKNIIKHTQIINTY from the coding sequence ATGTTATTTGAAGACAGAATTTCACTCATTTTAAAACTTATTGAACAAAATGGTAGTATTGAAAATTCAAAAATTATTAAAGATTTAAAAATTAGCGAAGCTACTCTTAGAAGAGATTTAGATTATCTTGAAAAAGAGGGTAAAATTAAAAGAGTTAGAGGGGGTGCTATTTTAAAAAAGGTTGCTAGAAAAGAAATAGCAATCAAAGAAAAAAATTTTAATAAAGATAGTAAAAAAAAGATTGCAAAATTGGCAGCTCAATTTATTTCTGATGGAGATTATATCTATTTAGATGCTGGGACAACAACCTATGAAATTATTGATTATATGAAAGGAAAAGATGTCAAGGTTGTAACAAATGGAATTATACATTTAGAAAAACTTATAGCTAATGATATTGAAACCTATTTGATAGGTGGAAGAATTAAAAAAAGTACCTTGGCTATTGTTGGAGTAAAAGCTCTTAGAGATTTATCAGAATTTAGATTTGACAAAGCTTTCATTGGAATTAATGGAATCAATGAGAATGGTTACTCAACTCATGATATTGAAGAAGCTTTAATCAAAAAACAAGCTATTGATAATTCTAATAAAGCTTTTATTTTAGCAGATAGCTCAAAATTTGATATTGTATACTTTGCTAATGTTGCAAAGCTTGAAGAAGCTACAATAATAACTGATAAAAAAGAAGTAAATAAAAATATAATAAAACATACACAAATAATAAACACATATTAA
- the pfkB gene encoding 1-phosphofructokinase, with amino-acid sequence MIYSVTLNPSIDFIVRVKDFQLGETNRAYEDNFFAGGKGIMVSKLLKNVKTDCVNLGFLGGFTGAFIEQNLKKLNILSDFVTVNENTRVNVKLKTETETEINCQGPKISENEKEEFLDKIRKIKSDDFVILSGSVPSNLGNDFYITIIEILNKNGVKFTLDSSGETFSKSLKYKPFLIKPNKDELKEYAKREFKNNQEIIDYVRKNLVDKAEHVIISLGGEGALYIDKNFSLFAQPLRVKENVVNTVGAGDSVVAGFVNYMLKHNEVEKAFRFAVACGTATSFSEDIGEIDFIEEIYNRLVIERENYGN; translated from the coding sequence ATGATATATTCAGTAACTTTGAATCCCTCCATTGACTTTATTGTCAGAGTAAAGGATTTTCAATTAGGTGAAACTAATAGAGCCTATGAAGATAATTTCTTTGCTGGTGGTAAGGGAATAATGGTATCTAAACTCTTAAAAAATGTTAAAACCGATTGTGTAAATCTTGGTTTTTTAGGAGGATTTACAGGAGCATTTATAGAGCAGAATTTAAAAAAATTGAATATTTTATCAGATTTTGTAACTGTAAATGAAAATACAAGAGTAAATGTTAAATTAAAAACTGAAACAGAAACTGAAATTAACTGTCAAGGTCCAAAAATTTCTGAGAATGAAAAAGAAGAATTCTTAGATAAAATTAGAAAAATTAAAAGTGATGACTTTGTTATTTTATCTGGTTCAGTTCCCAGTAATCTTGGAAATGATTTCTATATAACTATCATAGAAATTTTAAACAAAAATGGAGTTAAATTTACTCTTGACAGCAGTGGAGAAACTTTTAGTAAATCTTTAAAATACAAGCCATTTTTAATAAAACCAAATAAAGATGAGTTAAAAGAGTATGCAAAAAGAGAATTTAAAAATAATCAAGAAATTATAGATTATGTTAGAAAAAATCTTGTAGATAAGGCAGAACATGTAATTATTTCTCTGGGGGGAGAAGGAGCTTTATATATAGATAAAAATTTTTCACTTTTTGCTCAGCCATTGAGAGTAAAAGAAAATGTTGTTAATACTGTTGGTGCGGGGGATTCTGTTGTTGCTGGTTTTGTAAATTATATGCTTAAACATAATGAGGTTGAAAAAGCATTTAGATTTGCAGTGGCTTGTGGAACAGCAACAAGTTTCTCAGAAGATATTGGAGAAATAGATTTTATTGAAGAAATATATAACAGATTAGTTATAGAAAGGGAGAATTATGGAAATTAA
- a CDS encoding fructose-specific PTS transporter subunit EIIC: MEIKDLLKKDLMIMDLKATTKMEAIDEMVAKLKEKNIISDEAAFKDLILKREEKSSTGLGEGIAMPHAKTSVVNTPAVLFARSNKGIGYDALDSEPVYIFFMIAASEGAHDLHIETLAKLSKMLLNDDFTQGLKTCDTPDEVYALVDKYSEKPEEAPKEEVKEVQNTNKKKILAVTACPTGIAHTYMAEAALKEAGEKLGVDVKVETNGADGIKNNLTTNDINEAVGIIVAADKKVETTRFNGKRVIVTSTADAIKNAETLIKRVLNNEVPIFKAEPSDKLEEDTQENDSIGRIIYKSIMSGVSNMLPFVIGGGILLAISFIVERFMGENQLFKLLNSVGAGAFHFLIPVLAGFIAMSIADKPGFMPGAVAGYMASQGAGFLGGLIGGFIAGYSVIFLKKMTKNMSKQFDGMKSMVIYPIFSLVITGILMYFLIGPIFTKINLIVANWLNNMGTANAVLLGAILGGMMSVDMGGPINKAAYAFSIGVFTDTNNGAFMAAVMAGGMVPPLAIALAMTLFKNNFDEKEKQSTISNFILGLSFITEGAIPFAAKEPVKVIGSCIVGAAIAGGLTQFWNVSAPAPHGGIFVIPAMPSVHSAIFFIVSIAIGAVISGVIFGVLRGKKK; this comes from the coding sequence ATGGAAATTAAAGATTTACTAAAAAAAGATTTAATGATAATGGATTTAAAAGCTACTACTAAAATGGAAGCTATTGATGAAATGGTAGCAAAATTAAAAGAAAAAAATATTATTTCTGATGAAGCAGCATTTAAAGATTTAATTTTAAAGAGAGAAGAAAAAAGTTCAACAGGTTTAGGTGAAGGAATAGCAATGCCTCATGCAAAAACTTCTGTTGTCAATACTCCTGCTGTACTATTTGCAAGGTCTAATAAAGGTATAGGTTATGATGCTTTAGATAGTGAACCAGTCTATATTTTCTTTATGATAGCTGCCTCAGAGGGTGCTCATGATTTACATATAGAAACTCTTGCTAAATTATCTAAAATGTTGTTAAATGACGATTTCACACAAGGTTTAAAAACTTGTGACACTCCTGATGAAGTTTATGCTCTTGTGGATAAATATTCTGAAAAACCAGAAGAAGCTCCTAAGGAAGAAGTCAAAGAAGTTCAAAATACAAATAAGAAAAAAATACTTGCTGTAACAGCTTGTCCAACAGGTATTGCACATACTTATATGGCAGAAGCTGCTCTTAAAGAAGCAGGAGAAAAGTTAGGTGTAGATGTCAAAGTTGAAACTAATGGTGCAGATGGAATTAAAAATAATTTAACTACTAATGATATAAATGAAGCTGTTGGTATTATAGTTGCTGCTGATAAAAAAGTTGAAACGACTCGTTTCAATGGTAAAAGAGTTATAGTTACAAGTACAGCTGATGCTATAAAAAATGCTGAAACTTTAATTAAAAGAGTTTTAAATAATGAAGTCCCTATTTTTAAAGCAGAACCTAGTGATAAATTAGAAGAAGATACACAAGAAAATGATTCAATAGGAAGAATTATCTATAAAAGTATTATGAGTGGAGTTTCTAATATGCTTCCATTTGTAATTGGTGGTGGAATTTTACTTGCTATCTCATTTATTGTTGAAAGATTTATGGGAGAAAATCAATTATTTAAATTATTGAATAGTGTTGGAGCAGGTGCTTTCCATTTCTTAATACCTGTTCTTGCCGGATTTATTGCTATGAGTATTGCTGATAAACCTGGATTTATGCCTGGAGCTGTTGCAGGATATATGGCAAGCCAAGGTGCTGGTTTCTTAGGTGGACTTATCGGTGGATTTATTGCTGGATATTCAGTTATATTCTTAAAGAAAATGACAAAGAATATGTCTAAACAATTTGATGGTATGAAATCTATGGTAATTTATCCAATATTCAGTTTAGTGATAACTGGTATATTAATGTACTTTTTAATAGGACCTATATTTACAAAAATAAATCTTATTGTTGCTAACTGGTTAAATAATATGGGAACTGCAAATGCTGTTCTTTTAGGTGCTATACTTGGTGGAATGATGAGTGTTGATATGGGAGGACCTATCAATAAGGCAGCTTATGCTTTCTCAATAGGAGTATTCACCGATACAAATAATGGTGCATTTATGGCAGCTGTTATGGCAGGTGGAATGGTTCCTCCATTGGCAATAGCTCTTGCTATGACATTGTTTAAAAATAATTTTGATGAAAAAGAAAAACAATCTACAATTTCAAACTTTATATTAGGTTTATCTTTTATCACAGAAGGTGCAATTCCTTTTGCTGCTAAGGAACCAGTTAAAGTTATAGGCTCTTGTATTGTAGGGGCTGCAATAGCAGGTGGATTAACTCAATTCTGGAATGTATCTGCTCCTGCTCCTCACGGTGGAATATTTGTTATTCCAGCAATGCCAAGTGTACACTCAGCTATATTCTTTATAGTTTCTATTGCAATAGGTGCTGTAATATCAGGAGTGATATTTGGAGTCCTTAGAGGAAAGAAAAAATAA
- the tenpIN gene encoding type III toxin-antitoxin system TenpIN family toxin translates to MKFCFLTDEFFDLYKECEEIEKKNNRPYATVCLLKYNNLYFAIPIRHNIKHQYAIFTDKEKTKGLDLSKTLIIKDLNFVVQNRTAFISQVEYSQLIQKETFIISKLNSYIKKYIKALKHQNIKKNYLLCSMSCLKYFHKELNIE, encoded by the coding sequence GTGAAATTTTGTTTTTTAACTGATGAATTTTTTGACTTATACAAAGAATGTGAAGAAATAGAAAAGAAAAATAATAGACCTTATGCAACAGTTTGTCTTTTAAAGTATAATAATCTTTATTTTGCCATTCCAATAAGACATAATATCAAACACCAATATGCTATTTTTACAGATAAAGAAAAAACAAAAGGTTTAGATTTATCAAAAACATTAATAATCAAAGATTTAAATTTTGTAGTTCAGAATAGAACTGCTTTTATTTCACAAGTTGAATATAGTCAATTAATTCAAAAAGAAACTTTTATAATTTCTAAATTAAATTCTTATATTAAAAAGTATATAAAAGCTCTTAAACATCAAAATATTAAAAAAAATTATTTACTTTGTTCCATGTCTTGTCTGAAATATTTTCATAAAGAATTAAATATTGAATAA
- the guaA gene encoding glutamine-hydrolyzing GMP synthase, which translates to MKKGGIVILDFGSQYNQLIARRVREMGVYTEVVPFHEDVDKILAREPKGIILSGGPASVYAEGAPSLDIKLFQNNIPILGLCYGMQLITHLHGGKVARADKQEFGKAELELDDKNHILYKNIPNKTTVWMSHGDHVTEMAPDFKIIAHTNSSIAAIENSDKNIYAFQYHPEVTHSQHGFDMLKNFVFGIAKAEKNWSMENYIESTVKNIKERVGNKQVILGLSGGVDSSVAAALINKAIGRQLTCIFVDTGLLRKDEAKQVMEVYAKNFDMNIKCVNAEERFLAKLAGVTDPETKRKIIGKEFVEVFNEEAKKIEGAEFLAQGTIYPDVIESVSVKGPSVTIKSHHNVGGLPEDLKFELLEPLRELFKDEVRKVGRELGIPDYMVDRHPFPGPGLGIRILGEVTKEKADILREADAIFIEELRKADLYNKVSQAFVVLLPVKSVGVMGDERTYEYTAVLRSANTIDFMTATWSHLPYEFLEKVSNRILNEVKGINRLTYDISSKPPATIEWE; encoded by the coding sequence ATGAAAAAAGGTGGAATTGTTATACTTGACTTTGGTTCTCAATACAATCAACTTATTGCAAGAAGAGTCAGAGAAATGGGAGTTTATACTGAAGTTGTTCCTTTTCATGAAGATGTTGATAAAATTTTAGCTAGAGAGCCAAAAGGAATTATTCTTTCTGGTGGACCTGCTTCTGTTTATGCTGAGGGAGCTCCAAGTTTGGATATAAAATTATTTCAAAATAATATTCCAATTCTTGGACTTTGTTATGGTATGCAATTAATTACTCATTTACATGGTGGAAAAGTTGCAAGAGCTGATAAACAAGAGTTTGGTAAGGCCGAACTAGAACTTGATGATAAAAATCATATACTATATAAAAATATTCCAAATAAGACTACTGTTTGGATGAGCCATGGAGATCATGTTACAGAAATGGCACCTGATTTTAAAATTATTGCTCACACTAATTCTTCAATAGCTGCTATTGAAAATAGTGATAAAAATATTTATGCTTTTCAATATCACCCAGAAGTTACTCACTCTCAACATGGTTTTGATATGCTTAAAAACTTTGTTTTTGGTATAGCAAAAGCTGAAAAAAATTGGTCAATGGAAAACTATATTGAATCAACCGTAAAAAATATAAAAGAAAGAGTTGGAAATAAACAAGTAATACTAGGTTTATCTGGTGGAGTAGATTCATCTGTTGCTGCTGCACTTATTAATAAGGCAATAGGTAGACAATTAACTTGTATTTTTGTTGATACTGGCTTGCTTAGAAAAGATGAAGCTAAGCAAGTTATGGAAGTTTATGCTAAAAACTTTGATATGAATATTAAATGTGTTAATGCAGAAGAAAGATTTTTAGCAAAACTTGCTGGAGTAACTGACCCTGAAACTAAGAGAAAAATTATAGGAAAAGAATTTGTTGAAGTATTCAATGAAGAAGCCAAAAAAATTGAAGGGGCTGAATTCTTAGCACAAGGAACTATCTATCCAGATGTTATTGAATCTGTTTCTGTTAAAGGACCATCTGTTACTATAAAATCTCATCATAATGTTGGAGGTTTACCAGAAGACTTAAAATTTGAATTACTTGAACCTTTAAGAGAACTATTTAAAGATGAAGTTAGAAAAGTAGGTAGAGAATTAGGTATCCCTGATTATATGGTTGATAGGCATCCATTCCCAGGACCTGGTTTAGGAATTAGAATCCTAGGAGAAGTTACAAAAGAAAAAGCTGATATTTTAAGAGAAGCTGATGCAATATTTATAGAAGAATTAAGAAAGGCTGATTTATATAATAAAGTTAGCCAAGCTTTTGTTGTTTTGCTTCCTGTAAAATCTGTTGGAGTTATGGGAGATGAAAGAACTTATGAATATACAGCTGTTTTAAGATCAGCTAATACAATAGACTTTATGACTGCTACTTGGTCTCACCTACCTTATGAATTTTTAGAAAAAGTTTCTAATAGAATTTTAAATGAGGTTAAGGGAATTAATAGATTGACTTATGATATTTCTTCTAAACCACCTGCTACTATTGAATGGGAATAG
- a CDS encoding glycoprotein, translated as MEKVFFEYNENSVTLYEALKNATPPSDMVEIFNKFQKQIYSYTDFEIKNFKKLQNFAEHKQLVNFLCDLLKRVCPHYENKEFYYILVVLTYSQEQKAIEYLKLLTEFIITNQLNLCHILLTIFNEINEPHLLSNKEKLEQYFSELYIQSDYFEFVKRVGLDTSKIEFKKIGGEGSFSFDLTNMEGIQYEFQLDNEADKRKFCKLSISVFTPKGMKNCFDVSLSSEQFLLYHHHKDYYVSSKEEIKLLNKETNQEFYIENSTNLLELKNIVRQIESILQTKFISNIVHSYFTKPLKGKKELQKWWEDNNF; from the coding sequence ATGGAAAAAGTATTTTTTGAATATAATGAGAATAGTGTTACATTATATGAAGCTTTGAAAAATGCTACCCCACCAAGTGATATGGTTGAAATTTTCAATAAATTTCAAAAGCAAATATATTCATATACAGATTTTGAAATAAAGAATTTTAAAAAATTACAGAATTTTGCTGAGCATAAACAATTAGTAAATTTTCTATGTGACTTATTAAAAAGAGTTTGTCCTCATTATGAGAATAAGGAATTTTATTATATCTTAGTAGTATTGACTTATTCCCAAGAGCAAAAAGCAATTGAATACTTGAAACTACTAACAGAATTTATTATTACTAATCAACTTAATCTTTGCCATATTTTACTTACCATTTTCAATGAAATCAATGAACCACATTTATTGTCAAATAAAGAAAAATTAGAACAATATTTTTCAGAACTCTATATACAAAGTGATTATTTTGAATTTGTGAAAAGAGTAGGTCTTGATACTTCAAAAATTGAGTTTAAGAAAATAGGAGGAGAAGGAAGTTTTAGTTTTGACCTTACCAATATGGAAGGAATCCAGTATGAATTTCAGTTAGATAATGAAGCAGATAAAAGAAAATTTTGCAAACTGAGTATTTCTGTTTTTACTCCAAAAGGGATGAAAAACTGTTTTGATGTATCATTGTCAAGTGAACAATTCTTACTCTATCACCACCACAAAGATTATTATGTGTCTTCTAAAGAAGAGATAAAATTACTTAATAAAGAAACAAATCAAGAATTTTATATAGAAAACAGTACAAATTTATTAGAACTCAAAAATATTGTAAGACAGATTGAGAGTATTTTACAAACAAAATTTATTTCAAACATAGTACATTCTTATTTTACAAAACCTTTGAAAGGAAAGAAAGAATTACAAAAATGGTGGGAAGATAACAATTTTTAA
- a CDS encoding CBS domain-containing protein: MEDSISIFRELCNRFEDLVRTKDKIKDAEGAFHHFSIQKENKKFKQDIEVIRKIRNLISHGECKIDGKVAIKINENIIKKFKEIINFLENPPLVTSRYITKMFVVDLEEKLETLIRVMNEKKISHVPVLDEDKKLIGVFSENTIFSKLSDDEIIEIGKEYKVKDYEKYIKIENHSSEYFDFIKRNEELSAAQTLFNKSIKRDKKLVMLFITENGKKSEKILGILTPWDLLDM; encoded by the coding sequence ATGGAAGATTCGATTTCAATATTCAGAGAGCTATGCAATAGATTTGAAGACTTAGTAAGGACTAAAGATAAAATAAAGGATGCTGAAGGGGCGTTTCATCATTTTTCAATTCAAAAAGAAAATAAGAAATTTAAACAAGATATAGAAGTTATAAGAAAAATAAGAAATCTTATATCACATGGAGAATGTAAAATAGATGGAAAAGTTGCCATTAAAATAAATGAAAATATTATAAAAAAATTTAAAGAAATAATAAATTTTCTTGAAAACCCACCTTTAGTAACAAGTAGGTATATTACTAAGATGTTTGTAGTAGATTTAGAAGAAAAATTAGAAACATTAATAAGAGTAATGAATGAAAAGAAAATTTCACATGTGCCTGTATTGGATGAAGATAAAAAGCTTATAGGAGTTTTTAGTGAAAATACTATTTTTTCAAAATTATCTGATGATGAGATAATTGAAATAGGAAAAGAATATAAAGTAAAAGATTATGAAAAATATATAAAAATAGAGAATCATTCAAGTGAATATTTTGATTTTATAAAAAGAAATGAAGAATTATCAGCTGCACAGACTCTGTTTAATAAATCTATAAAAAGAGATAAAAAGTTAGTAATGTTATTTATAACAGAAAATGGTAAAAAAAGTGAAAAGATTTTAGGGATACTAACTCCTTGGGATTTACTTGATATGTAG
- a CDS encoding DUF1016 N-terminal domain-containing protein → MVEIEDSIYKEIKSILEQARNKVYKVANSIMVQAYWNIGRVIVEKQGGNNKAEYGAALIKNLSKKMTKEFGKGFTTTNLKYMRQFYLTFQKSHALSDQLSWTHYRLLMRVENENARRRMY, encoded by the coding sequence ATGGTAGAAATTGAAGATAGTATTTACAAAGAAATTAAAAGTATTTTAGAACAAGCAAGAAATAAAGTGTATAAAGTAGCTAATAGTATTATGGTTCAGGCATACTGGAATATAGGAAGAGTAATTGTTGAAAAGCAGGGAGGTAATAATAAAGCTGAATATGGGGCAGCTTTAATAAAAAATCTTTCAAAAAAGATGACAAAAGAATTTGGAAAAGGTTTTACTACAACAAATTTAAAATATATGAGGCAATTTTATTTAACTTTTCAAAAAAGTCACGCATTGAGTGACCAATTAAGTTGGACACATTATAGATTGCTTATGAGAGTAGAAAATGAAAATGCTAGAAGAAGAATGTATTAA
- a CDS encoding Fic family protein: MLKKEKDFSVIQEYSKALELLDNYDHQIVIKPEGLKKDTYQLTYEECRELIASMSFGSSSTIFGREKSEGVLKGIIDSVYQSAFGEDAYPSVEEKAANLLYFIVKDHPFIDGCKRIAASIFIYFLNQNNLLFRDGKKIISDSSLVAITLLLAESKPEEKEIMVRVVMNFMGW, translated from the coding sequence ATGTTAAAAAAAGAAAAAGATTTTTCAGTTATTCAAGAATACTCAAAAGCTTTGGAACTTTTGGATAATTATGACCATCAAATAGTTATAAAACCAGAAGGTTTAAAAAAAGATACTTATCAATTAACTTATGAAGAATGTAGAGAGTTAATAGCAAGTATGTCTTTTGGTTCATCTTCAACAATATTTGGTCGTGAAAAGAGTGAGGGAGTTTTAAAAGGAATAATAGACTCAGTTTACCAAAGTGCTTTTGGAGAAGATGCCTATCCTAGTGTTGAAGAAAAAGCAGCAAACTTACTTTATTTTATAGTGAAAGACCATCCATTTATAGATGGTTGTAAGAGAATTGCTGCTAGTATATTTATATATTTTTTAAATCAAAATAATCTTTTATTTAGAGATGGGAAAAAAATAATTTCTGATAGCAGTTTAGTAGCAATTACTCTATTGCTGGCAGAGTCAAAACCAGAAGAAAAAGAAATTATGGTTAGGGTTGTTATGAACTTTATGGGATGGTAA